CGATGGAGTCATCATTGATTTGGACAATTGTGGAAAGTTCTGTTTTTACAATCCCTCCATCGATAATACCCTCAACCTGGTTTCCATAAATGGTTTCTAGATCATCAATATCGATAATAAACTCATCATCGCAAAATGCTGATGTGGATGTTAAGGGTGAATCATGGATTTTTAAAAGTTCAGAAAGATAAATGTGGTCAGGAATTCGAATTCCAATTTGTCGATCTCTATGGTGGGCCACCGATGGTTTCGGTAAGTTTTTATTGGCTTTTAAAACAAAAGTAAAAGGACCAGGAGTGACTCTTTTCATTAACCTATATGCTGAGTTGGGAAGGTATTCAATAAAATTAGAAGCCATCGAGATATCTTTACACATTAAGGAAAGAGGTTTGTCTTTGGATAATTTACGAATTGTGTATATTTTCTCTACTCCCAACTTCGAGTGTGCATCAGCTACTATAGCGTACACTGTGTCCGTTGGGAAGATATAGACTGCTCCATCCTTTAATCTTTCCGAAATCTGTTTTAGTTTTCGAACTTCTGGATTTTCTGGATGAAGGTATAAAATCATAATTTCAATTGCTGCTACTGTGCAGTCAGTCCCCCATCCAAAACAATGCATTGGCCCGTCATGTAAGAAGAAGAATCGGATGCCAAATAAATTGCAGCTCCTAAAATTTCTTCTGGTTTTCCCAATCGACCCATAGGAATTCCAGCAAGCACTTGTTTCATGATAAATTCTTTATCTTTAATCATATCGGTCATCTCGGTATCAATGAGTCCTGGGCAAATTACATTCACTCGGTAGCCATTATTACACCATTCGATAGCCAACGCTTTGGAAAGTGTTATGACGGCTCCTTTTGTTCCCGAATATACGGAAGCAAGTTTACTTCCGACCATACCCAAAACTGAAGCCACATTGATGATGTTCCCACCTTCTTTTTTGTGGTGTTTGTAATATGCCTGACAATTGCGAAAGACACCGACATAGTTTGTTTGGACAATATTTTGTAGTTCTTCTTCTTTGAATCCAGAAGCAGGAGTGTTGGTTGCAATCCCTGCATTGTTGATGAGTGTATCAAGCCTTCCGTGTTTCGTTTTGATTTGGCCAATCACTTCAAAGGCAGCGCCTTCATTACGAACATCCAGCACTACTCCATTGATCCCTTCTTTGGACATCCATTCAATAGATTCTGGCCGAGATCCTGCACCATATACAATAGCGCCCGCATCACGAAAACCTAGTGCCATTGTCTTTCCAATGCCACGGCTGGCACCAGTGATTAAAATTGTTTTTCCTTTTACATCAAACAAACTCATTTTACCTCATGATTGGAAGGATAACAATCGCTAGCTTGAGGTTTTGTGTCTTCCATAAGTTTTTTATAATCTAAAGTATTATCGTCCCGAACTAAATCTCTTCTTATGTAGTGGGTTCCTTTATCGTAATAATCCGCAATGGGATTACAATCTTGAATGTCTTCCGAATCACCTCGTTTACATCCAAAAACTAAAACGAATGCCCATAAAAAAATAGCCAAAAGTCGAGGACTCATCATAATGAAATGAAACAATAACCCTTAAGGAATAGCAAGAATTTGTTTATACTCAAATCGGCATCACCCAGACGAATTCAAATCCTAAAGGATCTTGGATTCCAATTTTTGGTGGAACCAGCAAACATTGATGAGACCCAAAACTCAGGAGAACTCCCTTTAGTTTATTTAGAACGAATGGTTCACTCTAAACTGGGAAATTTGAGAGATAAAAATACCTTATATTTAGCTGCTGATACCATTGTGGTCTTTCAGAATGAAATTTTACACAAACCAATCGATTTGGAAGATTCCATTCGCATTCTAAAAATTCTTTCAGGGAACAAACATTCTGTTTTTTCAGGAGCTGCTCTTGGAACGAATTTTGGCACTGATTTCTTTTATGAAGAAACCACTATCGAATTCAAAAATTGGAAGGAAGAGGAAATCAGAGACTATATTCTGCGATGCAAACCTTTTGATAAGGCAGGTTCTTACGGAATCCAAGATGAAGATGGGCCGGTGTTTTCTAAAGAAGGCTCGTATACGAATGTTATGGGATTCCCACTCCGAAGTTTTTTTTCGCATTCTTCGGTGTGGTTGCCTTTCTGGGAAGGGTCTTTAGGCGTAGAGATTGACTAAATTTCCAGGTTTATAAGATGCTTTTGCATCCGGGGTAGATTGGATTTCCGCCGCTTTTTTTTCTGTTTCACCAGAAACATATTTAGGTTGGTAGGCCCGCGACTGAATCGCTTCTACTTGTTCGACTGCTTGGGTATTGTATGTGGGGGACACATACATATACGGTTCGCCCAGTCCTGAAACTCTTGCCACATTACTTGAGATTTCCATAGTATGAATATCGCCCTGATCCTAACGAAAGATTAGACCGGTTTACAGAAAATGGAAACAAAAAAATCGCAAGCAAGGGAATTTACCTCTCTTTTCCAACTCTTCAAAACCCAAACTTCGAACTTACCCCAGTTTTTTGCTTACTCGGGGGAAGACTCCTATGAATTTGAACTCATCATTGATCATTACAAGGAAACGCTTTCCAAATCCGCAGGAACTTACGAAATCATTTTGATTGTTTCTGAATCCGGCGAACAGGCAAAACTCTTTGCAGAACTATTCACGCCTGATATGTTTTATCCGCGCAAACTGATCATAGTCAAACAAGCAACGGCACTTTTTAAACCTATTCTTGATACAAAGTCCGCACAGGAATGGAAAGACTTTGCATCTGGATTTCGAAAAAACATTACTTCAGTATCTGATGAAATTTTTCTATTAGTTCACTACGATAGTAAAGATATCCCACAAAGTTTGATTCAACTTTTTCAAAGTACACTGAACTATTACAAAACAAAATTTTTATACCCAAGTGATTATCCAAAAGTATTCAAAGATGTTTGTGATCAGGAACAAGTGCATTTTGAATCCAATGCATCCGATGAATTCATACATAGAGTTCCTGCAAATGTCGGTGCCTATTTAAAGAGTGTTAAAAAATTAAAACAATATTTACATCGTTCTAAATTTACAATTGAAGATATAAATGCAGTTCTATTTAGCCAAAACGAACTCAATACAAACATACTTGTTGAGTCTTTAATTCAAAAGCGAAAAGTAGATTTTTTCAAAGAGTTTACTAAATTTAGCGATCAAAACTCAGAGATACTTAGTTTTCTCACAAGACTCACTTACAAATTGGATGAAATTCGTAAAATCAAAGTCATTCGATCTAGACATAACGGCGAAGTTCCAATTCCACTTATGGATGAACTTTTAAAAACAGGAAGTTATTCGGATGCTAGAAAAAACTTTGTAAGACGCCAATTGGTATCCGATTCCGCAATATTTACAGATAAAATTTTAGATCAATTTTATGACCAAGTGATCGAGATGAATATTAAATTCAAATCAGGTCTTCGGGACGAAGAAGGGAAAAACTATTTTTTACAAAAAATAATGCATTTGTTTTCTTTACTTCAAGAAAGATCTTCTAATTGATATTCATGAAGTTTACGATATAAATTTCTTTCTGAAATTCCAAGTAACTTAGCTGCTTTTTCTCTATTTCCTTTTGTATAAATCAAATTGGCTTTTATGATTTCTTTTTCATAAACTTCTAAACTAATTCCTGGTTTTACTTCTAATTCAGATAATTGGTTCTCAAAAAAATGAGAAGGAATCTGTTTCCAATGTATTTGTTTTCCAGAAGAGAAACCTACCAGTGCAAAGATCATATCCTTAAGTTCGGAAAGATTTGAGGTGAAAGTTTTGTTTTTAAAAAATATAAAAAATTCTTCTTCTATACCTGTGATCTTTTTATTTAACTCAATATTCGCTTCTTCTAAAAATTGAGAAACAAACTGCGGTAATTCGGATAATCTTTTCTTGAGATTTGGAATTTCAAAACGAAAGGATTTTAGTTGGTCATAAAAATCAGAATACACATTCTTTTGATTTAGAATTTCAAGCTCATCAGAATGAATTTCCCAATATAAAAAAACTTTCGATTTTTCTTCATATTTTTCCGATTTCCACCACTGCTGTAATTGAAGAACATCTTCCGGTTTTGCCTTAGTGATCCGATCAATGCAAATTGTGATTATTTGTTTAGAAGATTTAATTTTCTCTAGGGAATCTGCGAAAGAAAATGGATATTGAAAATCCAAGCTTACAATAGAATTTTCTGTTATGTTCCTTTGTTCCAAGCTTTTGCGAATCCAAAAACTTTTACCAACTCCTCTTTCTCCGATGATTAACATTGGTAAATTTGAGTTAGTTGTTTCGATCCATTGGTTACGAATCTTTTGTATATCCGATCCGCCACAAATCCATTCTGTATTGGATTTATTTCTTTTTGATGACACTCACTGTCCCTTGTATATATCCGTTAAATTCTCTGATCTTATTTGTATCTAAAAACTTTTTCGCCTGCGAAGGTTTCACCATCAGTGTCTTAGGATAGGTTGTATTAACTTTTAACAAATTTGTTTCTGCAGGTGCATTTTTCACACCCCAAGTCGATAGAGGATCCAGAACAAAGGTAGTTTGTACTAAGTATTCTTTTCCTTTGGTAACAGCAACATCGTAAGGCAATTGAATCCAGATAGCTTCACCTTTGGATTCTAAGAGAACCGTTTGAAATCTATCTTTTTCTGATTGGTCCGTATTCGATTCTGTGCGAAGTAAATATTCCAAATCTGTTTTGATTTCTTCTTTTTCTAAAACACGT
Above is a window of Leptospira wolbachii serovar Codice str. CDC DNA encoding:
- a CDS encoding L-threonylcarbamoyladenylate synthase translates to MILYLHPENPEVRKLKQISERLKDGAVYIFPTDTVYAIVADAHSKLGVEKIYTIRKLSKDKPLSLMCKDISMASNFIEYLPNSAYRLMKRVTPGPFTFVLKANKNLPKPSVAHHRDRQIGIRIPDHIYLSELLKIHDSPLTSTSAFCDDEFIIDIDDLETIYGNQVEGIIDGGIVKTELSTIVQINDDSIGLIREGKGYELIFSEISNT
- a CDS encoding helix-turn-helix domain-containing protein, which gives rise to MSSKRNKSNTEWICGGSDIQKIRNQWIETTNSNLPMLIIGERGVGKSFWIRKSLEQRNITENSIVSLDFQYPFSFADSLEKIKSSKQIITICIDRITKAKPEDVLQLQQWWKSEKYEEKSKVFLYWEIHSDELEILNQKNVYSDFYDQLKSFRFEIPNLKKRLSELPQFVSQFLEEANIELNKKITGIEEEFFIFFKNKTFTSNLSELKDMIFALVGFSSGKQIHWKQIPSHFFENQLSELEVKPGISLEVYEKEIIKANLIYTKGNREKAAKLLGISERNLYRKLHEYQLEDLS
- a CDS encoding DNA polymerase III subunit delta yields the protein METKKSQAREFTSLFQLFKTQTSNLPQFFAYSGEDSYEFELIIDHYKETLSKSAGTYEIILIVSESGEQAKLFAELFTPDMFYPRKLIIVKQATALFKPILDTKSAQEWKDFASGFRKNITSVSDEIFLLVHYDSKDIPQSLIQLFQSTLNYYKTKFLYPSDYPKVFKDVCDQEQVHFESNASDEFIHRVPANVGAYLKSVKKLKQYLHRSKFTIEDINAVLFSQNELNTNILVESLIQKRKVDFFKEFTKFSDQNSEILSFLTRLTYKLDEIRKIKVIRSRHNGEVPIPLMDELLKTGSYSDARKNFVRRQLVSDSAIFTDKILDQFYDQVIEMNIKFKSGLRDEEGKNYFLQKIMHLFSLLQERSSN
- a CDS encoding SDR family NAD(P)-dependent oxidoreductase: MSLFDVKGKTILITGASRGIGKTMALGFRDAGAIVYGAGSRPESIEWMSKEGINGVVLDVRNEGAAFEVIGQIKTKHGRLDTLINNAGIATNTPASGFKEEELQNIVQTNYVGVFRNCQAYYKHHKKEGGNIINVASVLGMVGSKLASVYSGTKGAVITLSKALAIEWCNNGYRVNVICPGLIDTEMTDMIKDKEFIMKQVLAGIPMGRLGKPEEILGAAIYLASDSSSYMTGQCIVLDGGLTAQ
- a CDS encoding Maf family protein encodes the protein MFILKSASPRRIQILKDLGFQFLVEPANIDETQNSGELPLVYLERMVHSKLGNLRDKNTLYLAADTIVVFQNEILHKPIDLEDSIRILKILSGNKHSVFSGAALGTNFGTDFFYEETTIEFKNWKEEEIRDYILRCKPFDKAGSYGIQDEDGPVFSKEGSYTNVMGFPLRSFFSHSSVWLPFWEGSLGVEID